The segment AGATGATTGTGAGTTTGAGCTTATAACAATAATGTGATGCAGCACATCTTCATACGCTTGGACTTTCTTTTATGTCTTATTATGGTTCCTAATTTGTGTAATTGACTATTTCTTAGAGCAGTCATTGCTCTTGCATTTGCTACATTTTAGTATCTGGTAACTTAAAACTGAGTTTTTGATTCTTTTGATATCCTCATTAGTACACAACAGAAACATTACACATAAGAATTTagttaaaccagagaaagtggTGTATATTGTTTCATGCAAAACTTGAGTTTAAACAAATACACTAGAATATCCATGTCTAAGAAAATGTTCTCAGCCTCTGTATTTCGTGTCCTGAGCTGTTCAAGAACTTAAAACCTCAGAAGATTTGGATATTTTCAgtagtttacatttttttttgtcatgagCACTTAATGTTTTGCTGAGGCCTTTCTCCCGCTTCTTTGACATGAAAAAAAATGTGCTCTTGTATACACAACCAATGTCTCAATTCCGAAACTAGAGTTGAATCCATAATCCATAGGAACACATTCTGGTGTTTATGGAAGGAATGTGCTTGCCTTTCTCCAATGATCATTGGACTTGTAACAGCTTCATTTCTCCTTCTTTCAACATTTGTGTCGAGAAACACAAACTGACCATTTGATTTGGAGTATGGATAGTGGACCATAACAAGGAATCCTTTTTGCCTCCACAGCCATCAGCTGATACTTCTACATCTGCCATCAAAAACCAAAGATTACaggatgtaaaaaaaaaaaaaaaaacaaaggttaCAGTAGAGATCTTCAGAAACAGttgaaaccaaaaccaaagtGTATAGTCTAGTCTGTAGATAGAAACTTACTTCGTGAGAAGTAACAAGCTGCGAGCGCATTTGGAATGTGAAAGACCAAGAGCTAAGCTGCAAAATGCAAAATGATTTCAacaaatgcttttttttttgttacttcgTAAGCAAGTAATGTGAGAGAGATCAAGTTACCTCCAGAAAAAGTTCAATTTCAGACTTCAGGGATATTGTTTCCTCATCGTCTGCTTCACCACCACGAAGAGGCTTCCTCTGCTTAGGATCCTTCAGCTATATAACCAAAATCAAACATCACAATGAGAAAGGATTCggaaaccaaacaaaacaagttactgtggtaataaaataagattacttGGTGACTAGAAGATATGACTTGAAGCGAAATGAGATTCGAAGCTCCTCTGTAGGCTATACAAACATAAACACTTAAAAACTGTTACTCACAAAAAAAGTTACCTAAGAAAATTATCTTAAAAGATCCAAACCTCGTCTTCAGTGGCCAACAATCCATTTCATACAGTGGAGGAAGAAGTTGTGGAGGAAGATTCATCACTCTTTGAGATACCAACAAACCAACATCTTGGTGACTTATTCTCTACTAGCCAGTTCTAGATCACTAGCTACATTCCTTCTCTGAACAAACTTTTTAAGAAGAAACTCTTTAACCTCTCTAAAGCACTTTATGCTCTCCTTATACCTTGCCAGAGACAACAGAAAACACTTGActcatcctcctcctcatctGCTACTTTCACAACTGTTCCCACTCTCTTCTGCTCCAATATCAGATCAACAAAACTGCTCAAATCCCACTCCTTGTCATGGAGATAGTTCTTCATGAGAATTTTGACTCCGTTAAAGTCTGTAGGTTTAGGATCAAAGAACTCAAAGTCCGCTTGAACATCTCCCTTAAAAAGATCAAACATTGAAAAGGGTCAAACAAGGAAGCTTTTCATCTACAAAACTAGGGCCTAGGAGGCCCGTCGTGCCCATATAATTGGGCCTTTAATTTATGAATGGGCTGAATAATCCCAAGAAAAAGCAGCAAATCGAAACGAAGGCGTTTTATTTCCCTCGTTAAAAAGGAGAAAGAATCTACTGCCACTTCTCTGTGCTGTTCATATTGCAGGAAATAAATAAGCTTTCTTAAAATCTGTAATCTCTAAAAAGCTGAATCATCCATCACTCCCCCAGTGGAGCTCTGATTCACGACGGAAGGAACTGTTCAGAATCTCCTTTCACAGTCAAGAGGAAGGAGGCAAAATCGAGTCTTGCTCTAGTCAAATTGAAATCAAACCCCCGAATCGTTGCtcttctttttgtgtgtgtgtgtgttctctggattcgtcttcttcatctccgTAACTAATCTTTCAAGAATTTTGGGATCAAAGCTTCTGTGATGGACTACGAATCATTTGATAGCAGTGGTTAGTTCCCTAAAACACTTCCCttgttcttctttcttctctatcAGTCTCTGAAATTAGGGTTTACGAAAGTTCCTGCCTTTCTTCGTTCCAGTAGTGTTATGCATTGTGGGTTTGTTAACTCTCTGCTTTGATCTTAAAAGTTGAAACCTTTTGGTTGAATGTGTGGTGTCTACAGGAAGAGATGTTGATTAGGGTTTACGAAAGCTTTAGACTTTCTCCGTTAAAGTAGTGTTATACATTGTGGGTTTTGTTGGGTTTGTGTCAACTCTCTACTTTGATCTTTTTGATTGAATGTGTGTTGTTTGCAGGAACAGATGATGATCTGCCTCCATCGCATAGAGTGGTTCCACGAGGAGGGAGTAGTGTGTCTACCAATGGAAGACCGTCCACTCTTCCTCCATCTTACATGTATGACCAAGTTGCTGCTGATATGGAAGCTCAGATTCACCATATCGAGAAGGAAGCATACTTCTCTCTTCTAAGAGCCTTTAGAGCACAAGCAGATGCAATCACTTGGGTATTATTATTCCTTGAATCTCTCGCTCTCTTCTTTTATCTTATTAGTTGAAATGATGACATCTCTTTTTGTGTCTTGTTCAGGAAAAAGAGGGTCTAATAACTGAAATGCGTAAAGAGCTGAGAGTATCGCATGAGGAGCATAGAGAGCTTCTTGCTCGTGTAAACGCTGATGATACTATACGAAAGATAAGGCGAGAGAAGCTTAAATTCTTGAGCATTTATTCTGTTGAGGAGTTaaacgtttctttctttttctgtcaATTATGCTTTCTATTTTATTAGGGAATGGAGACAATCTGGAGGGATGCAACGCAATGCTGCTCAAGTGGTTCATGATACGTTGCCAAGCCCTTCGGCTTCAGCTTCTATCAAGAGGCACAAACCGAACCAGCCAATTCATTCCCAACCATTCGCCagttcttcaccttcttctcaCCCTCAAGCTGATCCCACTCACCCGTTGGCTTCATCCGCAGCTAAAAGAGGATCTGTTCCCATTTTCAAGGCCAAAAAGCATAAACCAGTGAGTTAAAAAAAAGTCATAATGTTGTgtatcttttgtttgttttttcttttatgagaaaCGATTTTTTTATAACTCTTTTCTTAGGTTTTCCCTGGTTCGTCTTCCATAAAACCCATCCCTTACCATCCTCCGGATCAACAACCTCCACGAGGGCAAGTCATGAACAGATTACCATCTGGTCCTTCCAGTTCAAGTGAACCCACAAAAGGAACTGGACCTGAGTCTTTTGTAGGAAGAAGAGTTAGAACAAGGTGGCCAGAAGACAATACATTTTACGAAGCTTCCATCTCCAAGTATGATCCAGTTGAGGTGTGTGGCTTCTTAACTTAGGATACAGTTTCTTTGTTATCATAAAATGCAGTTAGTAGGTTCCTTTTTGTACacgtttaaatatttttataatcttt is part of the Raphanus sativus cultivar WK10039 unplaced genomic scaffold, ASM80110v3 Scaffold2871, whole genome shotgun sequence genome and harbors:
- the LOC108844050 gene encoding protein EMSY-LIKE 4 isoform X2 — its product is MDYESFDSSGTDDDLPPSHRVVPRGGSSVSTNGRPSTLPPSYMYDQVAADMEAQIHHIEKEAYFSLLRAFRAQADAITWEKEGLITEMRKELRVSHEEHRELLARVNADDTIRKIREWRQSGGMQRNAAQVVHDTLPSPSASASIKRHKPNQPIHSQPFASSSPSSHPQADPTHPLASSAAKRGSVPIFKAKKHKPVFPGSSSIKPIPYHPPDQQPPRGQVMNRLPSGPSSSSEPTKGTGPESFVGRRVRTRWPEDNTFYEASISKYDPVEGRHALVYDIGTLNEAWEWVKLAEISPGDIEWIGEDPGICNRYGYNGQGHGLNRTTGPNNVPQRGSSLAKTTIKNDLRTSQNGSGKRKHVDIRLRPTNVLIREVERVLGSHNPDPQEVEMAKRVLEEQERALVGAITKLGDISNGENVLPRHSAMQTIRSS
- the LOC108844050 gene encoding protein EMSY-LIKE 4 isoform X1, whose product is MDYESFDSSGTDDDLPPSHRVVPRGGSSVSTNGRPSTLPPSYMYDQVAADMEAQIHHIEKEAYFSLLRAFRAQADAITWEKEGLITEMRKELRVSHEEHRELLARVNADDTIRKIREWRQSGGMQRNAAQVVHDTLPSPSASASIKRHKPNQPIHSQPFASSSPSSHPQADPTHPLASSAAKRGSVPIFKAKKHKPVFPGSSSIKPIPYHPPDQQPPRGQVMNRLPSGPSSSSEPTKGTGPESFVGRRVRTRWPEDNTFYEASISKYDPVEGRHALVYDIGTLNEAWEWVKLAEISPGDIEWIGEDPGICNRYGYNGQGHGLNRTTGPNNVPQRGSSLAKTTIKNDLRTSQNGSGKRKHVDIRLRPTNVLIREVERVLGSHNPDPQEVEMAKRVLEEQERALVGAITKLGDISNGENAVLPRHSAMQTIRSS